The genomic interval TCTTAGTCCTTCGGGCTGCCGGAACAAATTGCGACAACGAAACGAAGTACGCCTTTGAAAAAGCTGGAGCAAAGGCAGAGGTAATTCATATTAACGTCCTGCTGAGCAATAAAAAAATACTGGAGAACTATCAATTATTAGCTTTACCTGGAGGGTTTACTTACGGGGATGATGTGGCTGCAGGTAAAATTCTGGCAAACCAGATAAAATACAATCTGGAAGATGAAATAAAAAATTTTATTGATGCAAAAAAACTCATTCTGGGCATATGCAATGGTTTTCAGGTGCTGGTGAGAGCGGGTTTGCTGCCTTCGTTTGAAAGATTTCATCAGGAAGCAACGTTAACCCACAACGATTCCAATAAATTTGAAGATCGTTGGGTGTATTTAAAAATTTGTGCTGACACATCATATTTTATACGCCGGGAGCATGCTCCAATTCTTTATTTGCCGGTAGCACACGGCGAAGGCAAATTCCTCGCAAAGGACAAAGATGTTTTGGATAAAATAGTGAAAAACCGCCAGATAGTCTTTCAATATGTTGATGAGAATGGGGAAGATGCGGGCTATCCTATGAACCCCAATGGGTCGGTTCTGAATATAGCAGGCATTTGTGACCAGACGGGGCAAATTTTAGGCATGATGCCGCACCCCGAAAGAAATGTTGACCCAACACAACATCCATGCTGGACACGTCAGGGACTGAAAGATTCGGGGGATGGCTTTTTGATTTTTAAAAATGCGGTTCAATATATAAAGGAATTTTTTTAAACTTTTACAATAAGTAAGAGCGAAGCATTTGCTCGTTTGGGTATGAAAGCATTTATAACAATATACAGCATACAGCAAATGCTTTGCCCCTACATTAACAATAGTAAGAAAGCATTACCGGAATAGTATATTTTTTATTGCAAGGAGAAGTAATTATGTCGGATGAAGTAAATTCATTATCATTTAATTTAGACAAATGTCATGCCATTCTTTCCCGTGCCGCGTCAAACGATTTAATTCCGATATTACAGGAGATGCAGGAGGAGTACGGATATTTGCCCCTGACGGCAATGGAAGAAGTGTCGGTGCGGACGGACATACCGTTGAGCAGGATATACGGAGTCGTGACTTTTTATTCGCAATTTTCGCTGGTTCCCCGAGGAAAACATACCGTCAGGCTGTGCGCCGGCACTGCCTGCCACATAAAGGGCGCCCCGGACATCGGGGAGAAAATAGCAGACGTCCTGCAGGTAAAAGAAGGCGAAACAACACCTGACTATAAATTTACCCATAAAACGGTAGCATGTTTAGGCACGTGTTTTTTGGCGCCTGTAATGATGATAGACGACCGCTATTATGGGAAATTGACTGAAGAAAAAACCGAGGAAATTCTCAAGAGTTATTAGGGAATTTTAGATTTTAAATGTTAAATTTTAAATTAATTCAGAATTCAACATTTCGGAAGCGAGTTGTGCTTCGGTAGTTAAATAGATTACACTAAATAGTTACAATATTAAATTAATTTTAATTCAGAATTCAGAATTTAAAATTCAACATTTCTATTAGGAATGGAGGAGAAGTGTTAATGGAAAAATTGAATAGCATTGATGCCCTGAAAAGGTATAGAAAATCTTTGGAAGCGGAAAAAAGCAGCGGGGAGAAAATACGTATTTTAATTTGTACGACAGGTTGCCGGGCGTTGGGGGCCTGGGAAGTGTACAAAACCTTTCAGGCGGAAATTGAGATGCAGTCCCTTAAAGACAGGGTGGAAGTGGTGGATACCGGCTGTCAGGGATTGTGCACAAGGGCGCCTGTAGTAACGGTAGAGCCAATGGGGGTATTTTACGGCAGGGTCACGGAGAGTGACGTGCATGAGATAGTTTCCAGGACAGTCCTTAAGGAGGAAATCATTGAAAGGCTTTGCTGCACGGAAGATGGAAAACGGGTACCCTACCGGAAAGACATATCCTTTTACAAAAAGCAGAAAAAGATTGTATTAAGGAACTGCGGGGTAATCGACCCGAAAAAGATAAGTGAATACATTTTGAGGAATGGGTATGCCGCCCTTGAGAAAGTACTTTCCGGCATGTCCCCTGACAAAGTAATTGAAGAGGTGAAGGCATCCGGTCTGCGGGGACGTGGCGGGGCCGGATTTCCGACGGGGAAGAAGTGGGAGTCTGCAAAAAATGCCGTGGGTGACGAGAAATATGTTATCTGTAACGGAGACGAAGGGGATCCTGGTGCATTTATGGACCGTGCGGTGCTTGAGGGAGACCCTCATTCTGTAATTGAAGGGATGTTGATTTGCGGTTATGCTATAGGTTCCGGGAAGGGGATAATCTATGTGCGGGAAGAATATCCTATTGCCGTGGAACATGTGAAGATAGCCATAGGCGATGCCCGGTCACTTGGATTGTTGGGGGAGAATATATTAGGGAGCGGATTCCATTTCGATATAGAAGTAAAAATGGGTGCAGGTGCATTTGTATGCGGCGAGGAGACGGCATTGATTGCTTCTATTGAAGGTGAACGCGGGATGCCGCGTCCGCGTCCTCCTTTTCCTGCGGTAAGCGGATTGTGGGGAAAGCCAACGAATATAAACAACGTGGAAACACTGGCAAATATTCCGGTAATAATCCTTGAGGGTGCGAAGTATTTCAGCGCAATAGGAACGGAGTCGAGCAAGGGGACGAAGATATTTGCACTGGCGGGCAGTGTAAACAATACGGGACTGGTAGAAGTGCCGATGGGAACAACGCTTCGTGAGCTGGTGTTTGAAATAGGCGGAGGCATACCCCGTCGCCGGCAATTCAAGGCGGCGCAGATGGGAGGTCCTTCGGGCGGATGTGTGCCTGAGCAATACCTTGATACGCCGATTGATTATGAATCGGTAAAAGAGGTTGGGGCGATAATGGGGTCCGGGGGACTTATTATCATGGATGAAACCACCTCTATGGTAGAGATAGCGAGGTATTTCATGGAATTCTGCCAGAATGAATCATGCGGGAAGTGTACTCCGTGCAGGGTAGGTACTAAGCGGATGCTGGAGATACTGACGAGGATAGCAAACGGGGAAGGGGAAAGAGAAGATATTGGCCTTCTGGAAGAACTGGCGGAAGCAACCAGGACGTCTTCGCTGTGCGGACTGGGACAAACATCTGCGAATCCCGTTGTTTCTACGCTGCAGTACTTTAAAAATGAGTATGAAGAGAATATCGCCAAAAAAGCATCAGCATAAAATGTGAGATGAAATCTGAAACACGAAATACTAAATACAAATCCACCCTCTGTACCCCCCCGCTAGCGGAGGACATTCTCCCCCTTTGGAGGGGATAAGGGGAGAGGGTTGAGGAAGTCATATAACAACGTGGAGCATTTTGTTATATAAGAAGATTGTGTTATAAGTTTTTAAATTTTTATGATGTTATGCAATATTTATGATTAAAAAACATATAAACAGCTTATCACCCGGTATGGTGCTGGGTAAACCAATTTATGGAGAGAATTATGAGGTATTGCTAAAGAAAGGCGTTGAACTATCGCAGGGGTATATCGATAGGTTGAAAACAAGGGGATATGCTTGTCTTTACATAGAAGATAAGGATACGGAAGATATTGTTATTAAAGACCCGATTTCTGATAAAATTCGTCTTATGGCAACGAAGGATATTCTTAAAACTTACAAGGTAACGCAGACAGCCATTGTCGATATAGAAGCGGATACTTCAGAATCAGTTATCCGAAGCATCAATACCCCAAAGGTGAAAAGAACTTTTCAGGAAAGCCAGGCATTCAAACAAATGGTTGAGAATATTGACTCTTTCCTTGAGGAAATTATGGGACAGGATATTTTGTCCGGTTTGAATTCAATAAAGACAGTAGATAATTATACCTTCGAGCATTCTATAGATGCAGCAATAATATCGTTGATTATTGCAAGAAGGCTGTATCTTGACAAAAAAAAACTGAAACAAATAGCCATCGGCGAGTTTTTACACGATATAGGCAAGATTTTTATTGACGTAAAGCTGCTTAATAAACCGGGTAAGTTAACAAATGAAGAGTTTGATAAAATAAAACAGCACACTTCTTTTGGATATGAGTTACTTAAAGATATTGACACTATCGGATATGTATCTGCGCATATCCCTTATCAACATCATGAGAGGCAGGATGGGAAAGGATATCCGCGTGGCCTGGCGGGGAATAATAAGCTTGATAAGGGAGAAATCACCTATGTAGAGCATGATAAAATGATTATGGGTGCGGAGATTGCTGCCGTTGCCGACGCCTATGACGCATGTATTTCAGACCGCCCGTATCGCAAGGGAATGCCCCCTGATCTGGTGTATGATCTCATAAAAAACGGCGCCGGCACGCAATTCAACGAAGAATTAGTGAATTGCTTTTTAACGGTAATGCCGAAATATCCTGTAGGTTCAGAAATCAAGGTTATACGGGGAATGTATAAAGATTTTACGGGCGTTGTCGCCTCTGTAGAAATTTCACAAATGACCAGGCCAAAAGTAAAATTATTGTACGATAATAAACAAGGCAAAATCAAACCTGTTGAAATTGATTTAAAAAGTGATGCTTCTTTTGAAATTCAATGTATTTAAGAAATGAAGATCCTTATAATCTCTGATATCCATGGAAATGAAGCAGCATTAAAAGCCGTTTTGGAAGAAACAGCCGACATGATATTTTGTCTTGGCGATATCGTCAATTATGGGCCATACCCGAAAGAGTGCATAGAAAAAATCCGAAAATTAACGGACAAGATTGTCCGCGGAAATCATGATAATGCCATTGGTAAAAACATGGAATGCGGCTGTTCTGAAAAATATAAAGCACTGAGCGATCAAGGGAAGATTTTTACGAAAACCATACTGGATGCCGGCGAAAAAGAATTTCTTGCAAACCTTCCGCTAACGCTAAATACAGAGGCAGGCGGCGTAACATTCCTGTTGTCTCATGGCTCACCCGGCGGAGATATTTACAAATACCTCCGGCCCGAAGTTTCCGATAGTGAAATGGAAGATGAATTAAAAGGCGTGCGGGCAAATATCGTTTTGCTTGGACATACACATCTGCCTGTGGTGCGTAAGGTAGGTGAGATAACCGTCGTCAATCCGGGAAGTGTTGGTCAGCCGCGCGACGGGATACCCCTGGCTTCGTATGCCATATGGAAAGACGGCGCCCTGGAGATAAAACGGGTACCGTATGATATTGATGCTACGGCAAGGGGATTGCGGCATACAACGATACCTGCCG from Candidatus Kuenenia stuttgartiensis carries:
- a CDS encoding complex I 24 kDa subunit family protein, which gives rise to MSDEVNSLSFNLDKCHAILSRAASNDLIPILQEMQEEYGYLPLTAMEEVSVRTDIPLSRIYGVVTFYSQFSLVPRGKHTVRLCAGTACHIKGAPDIGEKIADVLQVKEGETTPDYKFTHKTVACLGTCFLAPVMMIDDRYYGKLTEEKTEEILKSY
- a CDS encoding metallophosphoesterase family protein — encoded protein: MKILIISDIHGNEAALKAVLEETADMIFCLGDIVNYGPYPKECIEKIRKLTDKIVRGNHDNAIGKNMECGCSEKYKALSDQGKIFTKTILDAGEKEFLANLPLTLNTEAGGVTFLLSHGSPGGDIYKYLRPEVSDSEMEDELKGVRANIVLLGHTHLPVVRKVGEITVVNPGSVGQPRDGIPLASYAIWKDGALEIKRVPYDIDATARGLRHTTIPADHVARLEEILRKGRM
- a CDS encoding HD-GYP domain-containing protein; amino-acid sequence: MIKKHINSLSPGMVLGKPIYGENYEVLLKKGVELSQGYIDRLKTRGYACLYIEDKDTEDIVIKDPISDKIRLMATKDILKTYKVTQTAIVDIEADTSESVIRSINTPKVKRTFQESQAFKQMVENIDSFLEEIMGQDILSGLNSIKTVDNYTFEHSIDAAIISLIIARRLYLDKKKLKQIAIGEFLHDIGKIFIDVKLLNKPGKLTNEEFDKIKQHTSFGYELLKDIDTIGYVSAHIPYQHHERQDGKGYPRGLAGNNKLDKGEITYVEHDKMIMGAEIAAVADAYDACISDRPYRKGMPPDLVYDLIKNGAGTQFNEELVNCFLTVMPKYPVGSEIKVIRGMYKDFTGVVASVEISQMTRPKVKLLYDNKQGKIKPVEIDLKSDASFEIQCI
- the purQ gene encoding phosphoribosylformylglycinamidine synthase I, coding for MKTPKILVLRAAGTNCDNETKYAFEKAGAKAEVIHINVLLSNKKILENYQLLALPGGFTYGDDVAAGKILANQIKYNLEDEIKNFIDAKKLILGICNGFQVLVRAGLLPSFERFHQEATLTHNDSNKFEDRWVYLKICADTSYFIRREHAPILYLPVAHGEGKFLAKDKDVLDKIVKNRQIVFQYVDENGEDAGYPMNPNGSVLNIAGICDQTGQILGMMPHPERNVDPTQHPCWTRQGLKDSGDGFLIFKNAVQYIKEFF
- a CDS encoding NuoF family protein, yielding MEKLNSIDALKRYRKSLEAEKSSGEKIRILICTTGCRALGAWEVYKTFQAEIEMQSLKDRVEVVDTGCQGLCTRAPVVTVEPMGVFYGRVTESDVHEIVSRTVLKEEIIERLCCTEDGKRVPYRKDISFYKKQKKIVLRNCGVIDPKKISEYILRNGYAALEKVLSGMSPDKVIEEVKASGLRGRGGAGFPTGKKWESAKNAVGDEKYVICNGDEGDPGAFMDRAVLEGDPHSVIEGMLICGYAIGSGKGIIYVREEYPIAVEHVKIAIGDARSLGLLGENILGSGFHFDIEVKMGAGAFVCGEETALIASIEGERGMPRPRPPFPAVSGLWGKPTNINNVETLANIPVIILEGAKYFSAIGTESSKGTKIFALAGSVNNTGLVEVPMGTTLRELVFEIGGGIPRRRQFKAAQMGGPSGGCVPEQYLDTPIDYESVKEVGAIMGSGGLIIMDETTSMVEIARYFMEFCQNESCGKCTPCRVGTKRMLEILTRIANGEGEREDIGLLEELAEATRTSSLCGLGQTSANPVVSTLQYFKNEYEENIAKKASA